In the Pogoniulus pusillus isolate bPogPus1 chromosome 40, bPogPus1.pri, whole genome shotgun sequence genome, gttgttttttttttttgggggggtggttttttggtttaggttcttttcttttctttgttttgaagcCTTTGGGGTGAGGGGACCCAAAGAAGGGAAGCAAAAAAGAAACTTTGAAAAAACGTGCAATATATTGATGAAAAAAATGGGACTTACCCAGCACCCCTAAGgacctctcctccttctcagagggcagcagcacccagcagctgggacagcGGCTGGAAAGAAGAAGATGGGGGTCAGCGTCAGCAagcgggggaggaggaggagggagagaggagggaggaggaggagagaaggagagggaggaggaggagaaggaagagaagagggaggagaCGTGGGAGGAGAAGATtggaaagagggagaagaagagggaggaggagattggaaagagggagaagaagagggaggaggagattggaaagagggagaagaagagggaggaggagatgtgggaggagaagaggagaagataggaaggaggaaggaagagaaggaggaggagaacaagagggaggagtgaggaggaggaggaggagaagagggagggagggaggaggagaagagggagggagggaggaggagaagagggagggagggaggaggagaagagggagggagggaggaggaggagagggagggaggaggagaagagggaggagggaggaggagaagagggaggagggaggagagggaggagggagaagggaggagaagagggaggagaagaagagggaggaggaggttgggGAGTGCGGGCAAAGCAAAGATGCCAGCGGGAGGGAGAGCacacagccagggcagcactGCAAGACACGCTCAGGAGGTGGGCATGGCCTGGGGAATGCCAGGCTGAGACCAGGCTTGATTTGCTTCATCCacgggcagcagccagcagggcagaggaggaaagaatgatttaggttggaaaagaccttgaagatcatccagcccaaccatgaCCTAACCCTGCCCAACCatgctctgccatccagcccaaccaagcctggtgctcagccatgtccctcagcaccagtcTCTGTGCTGGGAGACCTCCCAGctgtccacagctccctgaagggaggctgcagcgagCTGGGGTTGgattcttctccctagtatcaagtgatagaaggaagaaatggcctgagattgtgccaggggagggttaggttggccATAAGGAAcaacttctgtgctgccagagtggtcagggattggcacaggctgctcagggaggtggtggagtccccatccctggagatgctcatgAAATCTGTGGCCTTGGCACTTGTGGCCATGGTTTGatgtccatggtggtgctgggttgatagtttggactggatgatcttagaggcctttcccaaaccaaacaattccatgattctatgattctgcctcttttaaactcctccagggatgaggattcaacccccttcttgagcagcctgttccagtttgctTCTTCCCAGTGCCCTTCACCAGGGGGCTGCTTTGTGGCATCCCAACCACAGCCAGCACCAGGTAGGGCAGCAGCAAACATCTCCCTGTGGCATCATCTCCTCTGATGCTCAGGGCCTGGGCCCCACAGTTAGGGGCAAAGCAGcaactgaaaaagaaacaagaaaaccaaacccataaAAGCAAGCCCAGGGAGGATGGAggccccagctgcagagcacaaaaccacagcagccTGAGTTTTGTGCTGACAAGGTTGAGGCAAGCAAGAAAGAAGAGCTGCTGACTGCAAAAAGATCTGCTGAGAGAGAAACCAACCCCTGGCAGCAGGTCTTTCTGGATCAGAAGAGAGATAAAACCTCCCTCAGATAGGGCTTCTACCCTGGGTgacagcccacagcagcagcactgggctggggaagggttggtgggcaggaggaaagggcacAGGACCTGTCTGGCCTGGTGGTGCAGGCACAGACGTGCAAGCAGAGCTGTCTGAGGCTCACAGGTTGCTCCAGCCACCAGCCAGGGCCATGTCTGGGTGGTTTTGGCTTGAAGAAGACATTTGTCCCACGGAGGTGAGGGCTTGGGTTGACTCTCAGGGTGGTCAGggattagaacaggttgcccaaggaggtggtggagtccccatccctggggctgctctagAACCCTGTGGCACCGGCACCTGCGGCCACggtttggtggctgtggtggtgctgggtggatggttgggactggatgatctgagagggcttttccaacccaaacagttctctgGTTCCATGATTAGAGTTCCAGGGGCACAGAACTTCTGTTTTGGCTACTGGAAACccaagccagcagccagcacactcAGTGGATGTGAGGACATGTCCCAGCCCCTAGGgcgctggagctgctggagggaaagcCTCAGTGCCCCAcatccctctgcctggctgagtCCCTCTTGTCCCCACTAtgaggtgacagaacaagaggaaagggcctcaagCTGGGGCAGCACTGTGACACATTCAGGAGGTGAGCATGGCCTGCAGGAtgccaggctgagcccagccttGATTTGTTTCATCCACAGGCAGCAGGTcagagagggagagaatgattggagaagaccttgaagatcatccagcccaaccatgatctaactctgccaagcctggtgctcagccaagtccctcagcaccacatcactgtgctggcagacctcactgctctctgcagctccctgagaggaggttggagtgagctggggttggtctcttctgcctcagATCGGgtggcagaaggagaggaaatggtctgagattgtgccaggggagggtttaGCTTGGCCATGAGGAATAACTTctgtcctgcaagagtggtcagagattggaacaggctgcccagagagttggtggagtctccatccttggaggtgttcaagaaacctgtggccacagCCCTTGTGGCCATGGTTTGATGCCCATCCcacagtggtgctgggctggggactggactcgatgacctttggaggtctttcccatacccaaacaattccataactcccagcccactgcagagcaggacagcagcCTACCTCCAGTGTTGGTGATGGTGACAGGGACCCCTTGGACCTGCACACCGTTGATGTTGATGGTCTGCAtggcctgggcagcagctgccagctgggcagcgTTCAGGCTGATGATGCCTCCAGCAGGGGCGATCTTGGGCAGGGTTCGCTCCTTGCGTGCAGctcctttcctgctgctgctgctgctgctccccgcggggccagagctgctgctgctgctgcgggacactgggctgctgcaggagcttgcagATCCACTTATGGGAATGCCAGGAGGGTCCTGGAGTACAACTGTCTGCAGCTCACCCGATGGGGATTTGAAGTAGATCTGatgggaggagagaagaggaacgAGAGCAGTCAATGGCAGCAGGgggctgcccccacccccagcctgtgcccacacaaCCCAGGGATCTGGGCTTGTGATGAGACAAAGAGCTGGAGaagttcagcctagagaagagaaggttccagggagaccttcgagtagccttccagtgcctggagggggctgcaggagagccgaggagggacttttgacaagggctgaagctgtagccaggtggggttgggctcctctcccaggcaaccagcaacagagcaaggggacacagcctcaagttgtgccaggggaggcacagactggatgtcagaaggaagttcttgccagagagtgattggcactggaatgggctgcccagggaggtggtgcagtgcccatggctggaggtgttgaagccaagcctggctggggcactgagtgccatgctctggttggttggacagggctgggtgctaggttgggctggaggagcttgaagctctcttccaacctggctgattctatgattctgtgaatggctttgagctgcaagaagggagattgagagtggagagagggcagaaatgtttgacactgggggtggtgagaccctggcccaaattacccagagaggtgggagctgccccatccctggaaccattccaagtGAGACTGCTGGGGGCTCCgagtaacctgctctagctgggagtgtccctgctggccgCAGGGggattgcactggatgagctttcttgaacggtcacttccaacccaacccattctgtgagcctCCAAGTCCTGTAACAGCAGGTGGCCAGcaaaggagacctcacagagccCTGTGGAGGGAAGAGCTCCAAACCCTTCTCAGACACCAAGGCATGGGCAATCCGGATGCCAAGCTGGGAACATCTGgcagctccacaacccccttctAAATCCTGGGTGAgaagcttggagaagaaaagagagcaagGAAAGCATAGAGCAGATGGTACCTGGGTAGGAACAGGATCCGTCGTCTGGATCTGGAAGTTCTGGGAAGGCTTTTGGGGCACGGtggggagggtggcagaggcagcctggaCCACACGCAGGGCCTGCTGTGGGATCTGCACCACCTGAGTTTCCTGTTTGGGCTGCACCACCTGgacctgctgcaccacagctggctggccagagcctgggctctgCACGATGAGCAGGTTGTTGCCTGCCTGGATGATGTTCTCCGCCGTGGTCTCTATCAGCACCGTCTCCACCTGCTCGGCCACGGCCACGGCAGCAGCTTGGGCCGGGGACACTGCCTTCTTCCGAGTCTTTTTGCTGGGCttggaggggctctcagccatgacctgagcctggctgccctgctcggGGGCGTTCACCAGGTTGTTGACAGGGAGGGTGAGAGTCACGTTGCTGGCCCCGGCCAGCTTGACCACGTTGCTCGTGCCCTGCGCTGGGGAAGCTCCACCCTTCTGCGCTGGAGCCGGTTTGATGGGCACAGGCTtgtgagaggaagaggaaggagtgaGGATGGCTTGGTTGGTGCCAGGAATAATTTGGATCTGGTTggtgaggttgggctggacCTGGATGGTCTGTCCCcccgcagcctgcagctggggcaccGCCTGGTACTGGATGTTGGCGGACGAGCGCGGGCCCTTGTTGATGACAGCCGGGTTCTGAATGGCAAAGACCAGCTGCCCCCCGGGGTAGGAGGTGCCAACCTGAGAGCCTTGGATCTGGAAGAGGTTCCCTTTCGACGAGAGGATGCCAATGCTGTTCTTACCAGAgcccagaggcagaggagcGGGTTTGATGGGCACGAGTTTGCGAGGCGTTGGctgaggaggggcaggaggggtcACGGCGGCTTCCACGGCAGGGGGACCGATCTTGCTACAtgtggctgccagcagggccagaggagagggctgggagtcCTGGGGAGCCAGGAAGGAGATGGGTGAGATAGAGACCTTGTGCCCAGCAAATGGAGATGGCAGGCAGCAAAGGGCACAGGCTACCCAAAGCGACCCATGCCAAGGAGACAGCcctgactgagggagctgcttCATGCccctgctgtgtgcctgcctCCAGCTAAGCCTCCTCTTTGTTTTAGCCTTTTAATTGTGTCCTTCTGGTCCCACAACCTCGacagagctgcacaccccctgcaaacctgctgctgTCTACACCCAGAGCTGTCAGAGGCAGTTTTAAGGCCaagacttggatgtgttcctgtgtgatctgctttggGTGATCCTGACCTGGCAGGGGggctttgggctggatgatctccagaggtcccttccaatccctgacattctgtgacatcagCTACTAATAGCAGCCAAGAGAATCCTTAAGGAAAGGATCCTTAAAGaaagctctgggaagaccttagagctgtcttgcagtatctgaaaggggactgcaggagagctgaggagggattctggagtgataggatgagggacaatggctttgagctgggagaggagacattgagagtggagattaggaagaaactgttgagaatgagggtggtgagagcctggcacaggttgcccagggaggttgtggagcacagaagcacccaaagtgatcaaagatcacattctgtgcttctgtgctccacaacctccctggaggtgttcagggccaggctggatgaggccttgagcatcctgtgctggtgggagctgtccctgcccatggcaggggagggttggaactggttgatcttaaagctcccttctaacccaacccattctgtgaatctataaaACCAtaacatgaggaggaggaggagaaataaCAGCACTGGGGCTGGGAAGAAGTCCAGAGCgcagcttcccagcctgtcCTACACCCAACCCTTCTCCTGACACAGCACCACTGGCTGTGACTGAGGCAGGAGGTGCCAAATGATGTGGCAtttgctgccctgtgcccaggaCATGTCACTCTGTCCCCCacagggagctggcagcctgctgatGCCCCAGAGCTCACCTGGGCAGTGGAGGCAGCCGGCTGCAGGTACTCACTGGGgctgacagcagcagtggcagccatgCTGGCTCTGGATCTGCGAGGAgcaagcagagaggaggaggagtaagACCAGCAGCAAGAGCACAGACTGCAGCAAACTGATCCCAAGCCCCCCCACACCCAGTGCCAcgatggggttgggttgatgattggactggatgagcttggaggctgtTTCCAATCTTCAtgattagagtcatagaatcaggcagggttgaaagggaccacaaggagcagccagtgccaacccccctgccatggccagggatgacctaccctagagcaggctgcccacagcctcatccagcctggccttaaacacctccagggatggggcctcaaaaacatctccctgggcaacccattccagggtctcaccactctcatggtgaagaacttcctcctcacctccagtctgaacctacccagctccagcttcgctccattccccccagtcctgtcactccctctgAGGTCCACCAAGggccaagagggaatggcctcaggttgcagcaggggaggttgtgtCCCCTCCACTGCATCACCCAGAATGTCACAGCTCACCACATGCTCTCAACCAGGGGGTGACAAAGAGGGGCAAGAGGAATCCCTCCAGCTCATCACCTTCCTCCCATGCTTCCCTTTGGCCTCTGTTGGCCACCAAagggagaagcctggaacagggaggggggggtgagcagccagctgcaggcttcACCCATCtgcaccccagcacagccctgaccTAAAGCCATGCCCCCCCCCcgaggctgcagaggcaggttCCTGTTCCCAGCCCTGCTACCTGATTGTTTAACTTGGGAACCCAAAAAGACAGAGTTTGGGGACAGAAATGTGGGCTTGGGGGCTGGGAAAGATTGGTTTGGTTATTTTGGTGAGTTGGGTAACGAAAAGGTcactgggggggggaaaggggggggcaaGAAAAGGCATAGGAGAAAAAACTGGGGGCCGGGGGCAAAAAATGGGGAGGGGGCAAgaaaagggggagaggaaggggacaggaaaaggggagaggaaggggggagtgagaagagggcaggaagggaggtggggggcaaaaggcagggggggaaagggtggggctgggagggcaggTGCAAAGTGAGCCCCAGGACTGGGCTCTGGGAAGGTGGAATGAGGATCGGGCAGCGTCGATGTTTAACGACTGCCagtcctgcccagggaggtgtgggagatgcagggcaggaggagggtgcagaggaggagctgtggggtttgcttccctgctctgcagcccagcccagcagaggctcagcagcaggggaggtgaGAGGCATCAGCATGGGCTGGCTGGAGCTGACagggccagcagccagcctcaGGAAGGGCAAACTCGACCTTCTGTGAAGCTGCATCCACCCTCAGagtgtggctgcaggagctgctgggcaaaaggcagagctgccctgggaaaAGGGCTTTGGAGCTGGGagatggcagaggagctgctgcccacacaagG is a window encoding:
- the SP2 gene encoding transcription factor Sp2 yields the protein MAATAAVSPSEYLQPAASTAQDSQPSPLALLAATCSKIGPPAVEAAVTPPAPPQPTPRKLVPIKPAPLPLGSGKNSIGILSSKGNLFQIQGSQVGTSYPGGQLVFAIQNPAVINKGPRSSANIQYQAVPQLQAAGGQTIQVQPNLTNQIQIIPGTNQAILTPSSSSHKPVPIKPAPAQKGGASPAQGTSNVVKLAGASNVTLTLPVNNLVNAPEQGSQAQVMAESPSKPSKKTRKKAVSPAQAAAVAVAEQVETVLIETTAENIIQAGNNLLIVQSPGSGQPAVVQQVQVVQPKQETQVVQIPQQALRVVQAASATLPTVPQKPSQNFQIQTTDPVPTQIYFKSPSGELQTVVLQDPPGIPISGSASSCSSPVSRSSSSSSGPAGSSSSSSRKGAARKERTLPKIAPAGGIISLNAAQLAAAAQAMQTININGVQVQGVPVTITNTGGQQQLTVQNVSGNNLTISGLSPTQIQLQMEQALSGEVQPGEKRRRMACTCPNCKDGEKRPGDPGKKKHICHIPECGRTFRKTSLLRAHVRLHTGERPFVCNWVFCGKRFTRSDELQRHARTHTGDKRFECAQCQKRFMRSDHLTKHYKTHLVTKNL